Genomic segment of Deltaproteobacteria bacterium:
GCGCGCGGCACAGGCGCTCCATGCCGAGCCGCTGCGCGATGGCGTGTGCCTCGCCGCCTGCGGCCTTCGCCTGCACGCGATCGACACGCGCGCCCCGAGCGAGCAGCATCCGGGCGCGTGCGGCGAGCGTGTGGGCACGCCAGACCGGAGAGGCGAGCGCCTCGCTGCGGACGAGGGAGAGGTCGAGGAGCTCACCGGCGTGCTCGTACTCTCCGAAGGTACAGGCGAGCATGCCGAGGTAGAGCGCCACCGGGCCGTGGCAGTAATGGCCGTTGGCGACGATGACGCACTGCTCGGCACGGGGCTCGAGCAGCGCGAAGAGCGTGCGGGCCCGAGGCTCGTCGCCGATCCGGGCGCAGATCTCGGCGAGCATGGCCATCGCGCACAGCCAGCTCTCGGTGCCGACCACGTCGGTGGCCGCGCGGTCGGCGAAGGGGGCGAAGATGGCGTGCGCCTCCTGCGTACGCCCGGCTTCGAGCAGCGCGAGCATCCATGCCGTCCTCAGGGCGTGCACGTGTGTGAACTGCTGTGCCAGCGGGCCGAGCAGCGGCAGCAGCTCGGTCATGCGACCCTGGTCGTAGCGAATGGCGGCGAGATTGCCGAGCCGCCCGGCGACGAACGCGATCCGCGGAGACTCCGGGCTCGTGAAGGCCTCGTCGAAGAGCGCCTCGGCCTCGCCAAAACGGCCCTCGAGCAGGCAGCACATGCCACGCAGCGATGGCATCACATAGCCCCAGTAGGGGGAGCGGAGCCGTGAGATGAGGGTCTCGATGGTGCCGAGCTCGGCGTCCATCTCGCTGCGTAGCGCGAGCTCGGTGAGTGCGCCGAAGCGTTGCAGGCGTGCCACCAGCTCCATCGTGAGATCACCCGACGCGTGCGCGAGCGCGGCCGCCTCGTTGAGGCCCGCGAGCCGCTCCTCCGGCAGGGTCTGCGGTGAGATGCGCTGCACCGCCGCTCTTGCCGACAGCCAGGTGCTGCGTGACCGCGGATCTCCGAGATCTTGCGCAATCGCGGCGGCCGCCTCGACGAGGCGCGTGGCATCGGCGAGACGTCCCGGAAGATTGGCGAGATTGATGGCGAGGATGCACTGGAGCCCGAGGCGCGCGCGGCCGCCGCCGTCGCCGAGCAGCCGCAGGGCATCCTCTAGCAGGCCGACGGTCTCGGGATCGGCGAGCCCGATGCCCACCTCGGCGAGCCCGGCAGCGGCCAGGGCCAGCGGCCCTGCGCTTCCGGCAGCGCGCGCCACCGCTGCCGCCTCGCGCAGCACCTCATGGCCCCGCTCGTGTCGTCCCGCGCTGTGGCAGGCATAGCCGAGGCATACCATCAGCTCGGCCCTGCGCGCGAGGTCGGGCTCGCTCAGGAGTTCGAGTGCACGCAGGGCCCGTTCGAACTGCTCCGTTGCTTCCTCGTAGGCGAGCGCGTCGCGCGCCAGCTCGCCGGCCTTCTGCGCGTAGTCGACCGCCTTCGTTCCCTCGACGAGCAGCGCCGCCTCGCCGTAGTGCAGCGCCAGCGCAGACACCACCGGCTCGAGATGAGCCGCGTGCAGCGTCTCGAGCGCCTCGCCAACGTGGAGGTGCAGCCGCACGCGTTGCTGAGGCTCGAGCTCCGCGAGGATCACCTGCCGCAGCAGATCGTGCACGAAGACGTAGCTCCCGCCGAAGCCCGCTTCGGCCTCGATCACGCGCGCGGCCGCAGCCTCGGTGAGCGCCGAGAGGAGTGCCTCGCGCGAAAGACCCGGCAGCTTTGCGAGGCCGGCCACCGGGAACTCGCGCCCCCAGACGGCTGCAGCGGCGAGCATCTGCCGGCAGCTCGCCGAGAGCCTCGCGAGGCGCCGGCCCACCACGTGCCGCATCTCGGGCGGCATTCGGTGGGCCTGCCCCACCAGCGCGGCTGCGAGCTGCGCCGGCGTATCGGCGTGCTCGGCCTGCGCCAGGGCGATGATCTGCTTCACGAAGAAGGGGTTTCCCCCGGTTCGCGCATGGATGGCGGCGACGACCTCCGGCGGCGGCAAGAAGCCCGCAAGGCCCTGGAGGAGCCGGCCCACCTCGCTCGCCTCGAGCCCCTGCAGCGGCACGCGGACCAGCACGTCGCGCTCGAGGCAAGTCGCGAGCGCCTCTGCGAGTGGATGCTCGAGCGCGGCCTCCTCCTCCCGAAAGGTCACCAGGATGAGGATGCGCGAACCCGCCATCTCGCCCGCGAGCGCGCCGAGAACGCGCAACGAGGCGCCATCGGCCCAGTGCATGTCCTCGAGCACGATCACCTGCGGCCGCGCGTGCGCCGCTCGCACGAGGAAATGCGAGAGAGCATCGAGCATACGGAACCGCGCCTCGTCGCCGTCGGTAGGCGCGAGCGGCATCTCGACGCCGAACGTCTCGCGAAGCTCGGGCAGCACACGGGCGAGCTCGGCCGCCTCTTCCCGGCCCATCGCGGCGCGCAGCGCCTCCGTGGTTCGCTGCTCCGAGAACGAGCGGAGCACCTGACTCCAGGGCCACAGTGCCGGCGCTCCGGCGCCTTCCCAGGCGCGCGCTCTGTGCACCTCGGCCCCTGCACCGTGCGCGGCCGCGAGAAACTCCTCGGCGAGGCGCGTCTTGCCGGTGCCGGCCGCTCCCGAGACCTGCACCACGCGCCCGCCCCCAGCGAGGGCGCTGCGAAGCGCGGCCTCGAGCAGCGCCAGCTCGCGCGCGCGGCCCAGCAGCGGCGTGTGCCCGGGGGACGCGGGCGCGGAGCGCTCCGCGCGACGCACGCCTGCGGCCTCTTGCTCCGGCTCCTCTTCTTCGACCGGGGCCACGAAGCGAAAGCCCACGCCCCGCACCGTGCGGACCATCCGGCCGCTCGCGCCCGTGTCACCGAGAGCCTCGCGGGCCTTGAGCACGGCCCGCGTGAGAGAGTCCTCGCCGACGGCGATGCCCGGCCAGAGCGCCTCGTGGATCTCGTCTCGCCGCACGACGCGGTGGCGCTCGCGCGCGAGCAGTAGCAGCAGCGCGAGGGGCTTGGGCTCGATCGCGACGGTCACACCGTCCGCGCGCAGCTCGTGAATCGCTTCATCGAGAACGA
This window contains:
- a CDS encoding AAA family ATPase gives rise to the protein MSASAALTRSPGDSTPGRESDNAACRERSESLLSSQRARYRPQTCRLCSRSYPRRGGFGESAPWDAGWPGCGSLRSAMPMHTTWLHIRFGRFVLDEAIHELRADGVTVAIEPKPLALLLLLARERHRVVRRDEIHEALWPGIAVGEDSLTRAVLKAREALGDTGASGRMVRTVRGVGFRFVAPVEEEEPEQEAAGVRRAERSAPASPGHTPLLGRARELALLEAALRSALAGGGRVVQVSGAAGTGKTRLAEEFLAAAHGAGAEVHRARAWEGAGAPALWPWSQVLRSFSEQRTTEALRAAMGREEAAELARVLPELRETFGVEMPLAPTDGDEARFRMLDALSHFLVRAAHARPQVIVLEDMHWADGASLRVLGALAGEMAGSRILILVTFREEEAALEHPLAEALATCLERDVLVRVPLQGLEASEVGRLLQGLAGFLPPPEVVAAIHARTGGNPFFVKQIIALAQAEHADTPAQLAAALVGQAHRMPPEMRHVVGRRLARLSASCRQMLAAAAVWGREFPVAGLAKLPGLSREALLSALTEAAAARVIEAEAGFGGSYVFVHDLLRQVILAELEPQQRVRLHLHVGEALETLHAAHLEPVVSALALHYGEAALLVEGTKAVDYAQKAGELARDALAYEEATEQFERALRALELLSEPDLARRAELMVCLGYACHSAGRHERGHEVLREAAAVARAAGSAGPLALAAAGLAEVGIGLADPETVGLLEDALRLLGDGGGRARLGLQCILAINLANLPGRLADATRLVEAAAAIAQDLGDPRSRSTWLSARAAVQRISPQTLPEERLAGLNEAAALAHASGDLTMELVARLQRFGALTELALRSEMDAELGTIETLISRLRSPYWGYVMPSLRGMCCLLEGRFGEAEALFDEAFTSPESPRIAFVAGRLGNLAAIRYDQGRMTELLPLLGPLAQQFTHVHALRTAWMLALLEAGRTQEAHAIFAPFADRAATDVVGTESWLCAMAMLAEICARIGDEPRARTLFALLEPRAEQCVIVANGHYCHGPVALYLGMLACTFGEYEHAGELLDLSLVRSEALASPVWRAHTLAARARMLLARGARVDRVQAKAAGGEAHAIAQRLGMERLCRALDALGTSAAAQRATGR